Proteins found in one Ischnura elegans chromosome 11, ioIscEleg1.1, whole genome shotgun sequence genomic segment:
- the LOC124167909 gene encoding inner nuclear membrane protein Man1-like, translating into MSIKRMAPKRQIRQLSVQDKLDAIQRVNDGESKASVARDIGVPESTLRGWCKSEDKLRNFAVNEKDEDNGGLLAASPLGLVVGDGGPSRKRSRSSLGDKDPELDEALWFWFRQQQQQQQQQQHQQTATHLPHQNTLPAHQNNTPQPAHVGALSLSEQFKSAAAAAVAAGGGVCKDSVAPERKEEDVVTAPVGGAGLTGIGGGGGGWFWKWYKRYGLATLPYHPTAAAAAVPPTVYGRSRLDGSTEGAVDATKASDAVGLKALGIGESVTTTNGEGGKKRDHHSDEDDEDEEEEDEEDAPPSAAVAVQHGEKFLRWLECCSDPSVTALQILQFRYLLNNVRACAARRAKSVKSPGVIKHT; encoded by the exons ATGTCCATCAAGAGGATGGCGCCCAAGCGCCAGATCCGACAGCTCTCGGTTCAGGACAAGCTGGACGCCATCCAGCGGGTGAACGATGGCGAGTCCAAGGCGTCAGTGGCGAGGGACATCGGGGTGCCCGAGTCCACGCTTCGCGGATGGTGCAAGAGCGAGGACAAGCTGAGGAACTTCGCGGTGAATGagaaggacgaggacaacggcgGTCTGCTGGCCGCCAGCCCCCTCGGACTTGTGGTCGGGGATGGCGGGCCCTCGAGGAAGCGAAGCCGGTCCTCTCTTG GTGACAAGGATCCTGAACTGGATGAGGCCCTCTGGTTCTGGTTCCgccagcaacaacaacagcagcaacaacagcagcaccAGCAAACGGCGACGCATCTGCCGCATCAAAACACCCTCCCCGCCCACCAGAACAACACCCCTCAGCCGGCGCACGTGGGTGCCCTTTCCTTGAGCGAGCAGTTCAAGAGCGCTGCCGCCGCGGCTGTGGCTGCCGGCGGAGGAGTCTGCAAGGACAGCGTGGCGCCGGAACGCAAAGAGGAGGACGTGGTGACGGCGCCCGTCGGTGGCGCCGGCCTCACCGGCATCGGCGGGGGCGGTGGAGGGTGGTTCTGGAAGTGGTACAAGCGGTACGGGTTGGCCACCTTACCCTACCACCCAACCGCGGCTGCTGCGGCCGTTCCTCCGACGGTCTATGGACGGTCGCGGCTTGACGGATCGACGGAGGGCGCCGTGGACGCGACCAAGGCTTCGGACGCAGTGGGGCTGAAGGCTCTGGGCATCGGCGAAAGTGTGACGACGACCAATGGGGAAGGGGGCAAGAAGCGGGACCACCACAGCGACGAGGATGACGaagacgaggaggaagaggacgaGGAGGACGCTCCGCCGTCGGCGGCCGTCGCGGTTCAACACGGAGAGAAGTTCCTCAGGTGGCTGGAGTGTTGCTCGGACCCCAGTGTGACGGCACTGCAGATCCTGCAGTTCCGCTACTTGCTGAACAACGTGAGGGCGTGCGCCGCCCGAAGGGCCAAGTCAGTCAAGTCGCCCGGTGTGATAAAGCACACGTAA